One Prevotella intermedia ATCC 25611 = DSM 20706 DNA window includes the following coding sequences:
- a CDS encoding HAD family hydrolase — MIGKDKIKLLAFDADDTLWDCQSHFDAAEKEYQDILSDYGTPAEVSAALFKTETANMPLLGYGCKAFVLSLIENAVSMSNDNLSADKIARILDFGKDLLNMPATPLEGVQTVLSTLSSARKDYKMVVFTKGELLDQENKLKRSGLETFFDAIVVVSDKTQKEYEMLCKRFDCSVNELVMVGNSFRSDIAPVLELGGYAIHIPSKILWQHEHADEYEHKHLVTVNEISGILQYL, encoded by the coding sequence ATGATTGGAAAAGACAAAATAAAACTGCTTGCTTTTGACGCTGACGATACCTTGTGGGACTGCCAGTCGCACTTCGATGCTGCAGAAAAGGAATATCAGGATATATTGAGCGATTACGGAACGCCTGCGGAAGTTTCTGCTGCGCTGTTCAAAACCGAAACGGCTAATATGCCCTTGTTGGGCTATGGATGCAAGGCATTCGTGCTTTCGCTTATCGAAAATGCCGTTTCGATGAGCAACGACAACCTGTCGGCTGACAAAATAGCACGGATTTTAGACTTTGGAAAAGACTTGTTGAATATGCCTGCCACTCCCTTGGAAGGTGTTCAGACTGTGCTTAGTACCTTGAGTAGCGCACGAAAAGATTATAAAATGGTGGTTTTTACGAAGGGAGAGCTGTTAGACCAAGAGAACAAACTGAAGCGTTCCGGCTTGGAAACCTTCTTCGATGCCATCGTTGTGGTGTCTGACAAAACGCAGAAGGAATATGAAATGCTTTGCAAACGCTTCGATTGTTCTGTAAACGAACTTGTTATGGTGGGCAATTCGTTCCGTTCCGATATAGCACCAGTCTTGGAATTGGGCGGCTATGCTATCCATATACCGTCTAAAATATTGTGGCAACACGAACACGCTGACGAGTACGAACACAAGCATCTTGTTACCGTAAACGAGATTAGCGGTATCTTGCAATATCTTTAA
- a CDS encoding MFS transporter: MTEQINKTLRDSAAARWTALLLLSLAMFCSYIFVDILSPIKDLMLSQRGWDSTAFGTMQSSETFLNVFVFFLIFAGIILDKMGVRFTALLSGAVMLTGALIKYYAISESFIGSGLETWFTENLNYVPLFEQLGVSPFYEGMPASAKLAAIGFMLFGCGTEMAGIMVSRGIVKWFKGKEMALAMGSEMAFARLGVATCMIFSPFFAKFGGSIDVSRSVAFGVVLICIAVMMFVAYFFMDKKLDSQTGEAEEQEDPFKLSDLGQILSSMGFWLVSLLCVLYYSAIFPFQKYAVNMLQCNLTFTPVDKDSFWASTEVTIIQYGIMLVVAVTAFMFNFMKKKNVKFSVLLVSILSLIGYCYMGYMRQSAESIFAVFPLLAVGITPILGSYVDHKGKAATMLILGALLLISCHLTFAFVLPAFKGNAIGGVVVAYLTILVLGASFSLVPASLWPSVPKLVDPKIIGSAYALIFWIQNIGLWLFPLVIGKVLDNSNVGITDPTKYDYTNPLLMLAGLGVAALVIGFILKIVDKKKGLGLELPNITE; this comes from the coding sequence ATGACAGAACAAATAAACAAAACACTTAGAGACTCTGCTGCCGCACGTTGGACAGCCCTTTTGCTTTTGTCTCTCGCTATGTTCTGTTCTTACATCTTTGTAGATATCTTGTCGCCAATCAAAGACTTGATGCTCTCACAAAGAGGTTGGGACTCAACAGCATTCGGAACAATGCAAAGTTCAGAAACATTCCTGAACGTATTCGTATTCTTCCTTATCTTCGCAGGTATCATTCTCGACAAGATGGGTGTTCGCTTCACAGCCCTCCTTTCTGGTGCCGTGATGCTTACAGGTGCCTTAATCAAGTATTATGCCATTAGCGAAAGCTTCATCGGCAGCGGACTTGAAACATGGTTTACCGAAAACTTGAACTACGTTCCCTTGTTCGAACAGTTAGGCGTTTCTCCTTTCTACGAAGGTATGCCTGCTTCTGCGAAGCTCGCAGCAATCGGCTTTATGCTTTTCGGTTGTGGTACCGAAATGGCAGGTATCATGGTTTCTCGTGGTATCGTAAAATGGTTCAAGGGTAAGGAAATGGCACTTGCTATGGGTTCAGAAATGGCATTTGCACGTTTAGGTGTTGCTACCTGTATGATTTTCTCGCCTTTCTTTGCTAAGTTTGGCGGTAGCATAGACGTTTCTCGTTCAGTGGCATTTGGTGTTGTTCTTATCTGTATTGCCGTAATGATGTTCGTTGCTTACTTCTTTATGGATAAGAAGCTCGACTCACAAACTGGCGAGGCTGAAGAACAAGAAGATCCATTCAAACTCAGCGACCTCGGTCAAATCCTCAGCAGTATGGGTTTCTGGTTGGTATCTTTGCTCTGCGTGCTCTACTACTCTGCTATCTTCCCATTCCAGAAGTATGCAGTAAACATGTTGCAGTGTAACCTCACCTTCACTCCTGTAGATAAGGATTCGTTCTGGGCTTCAACAGAAGTAACAATTATACAGTACGGCATTATGTTGGTAGTGGCTGTAACAGCGTTTATGTTCAACTTCATGAAGAAGAAGAACGTTAAATTCTCTGTGCTGCTCGTTTCTATCCTTTCGCTCATCGGCTATTGCTATATGGGCTATATGCGTCAGTCTGCAGAGTCTATCTTTGCCGTGTTCCCATTGCTCGCAGTAGGTATCACACCTATCCTTGGCAGCTATGTAGACCACAAGGGTAAGGCTGCTACAATGCTTATCTTGGGTGCTTTGTTGCTCATTAGCTGCCACCTCACATTTGCATTCGTTCTCCCTGCATTCAAGGGCAATGCTATTGGTGGTGTTGTTGTAGCTTACCTCACAATTCTTGTGCTCGGTGCTTCGTTCTCGCTTGTGCCTGCTTCGTTGTGGCCAAGTGTGCCAAAGCTCGTAGACCCAAAGATTATTGGTTCAGCTTACGCACTTATTTTCTGGATTCAGAACATCGGCTTGTGGTTGTTCCCATTGGTTATCGGTAAGGTGCTCGATAACTCGAACGTCGGCATTACCGACCCAACGAAGTACGACTACACCAATCCGCTCCTTATGTTGGCAGGTCTTGGTGTAGCAGCATTGGTAATTGGATTTATCCTCAAGATTGTAGACAAGAAGAAAGGTCTTGGTTTGGAATTACCAAACATTACTGAATAA
- a CDS encoding alpha/beta fold hydrolase: protein MNKNVSIAIATALVMNSGVANAQEAVNIGKHNITLSKDVMTPETLWAMGRIGSAQASPDGSKIVYQVGYYSVKENKGHQVIYVMNADGKNARQLTTSAKSESSPAWLDNNTIAFLYEGQVWTMNADGTNRKKLSSSDIEIEGFRFSPDGKKVLLIKSLPYHGTIKKNPSDLPKASGRLITDMNYRHWDHYVETIAHPFVAEVTANGISKNDIDIIEGEPYESPLAPFGGIEQFDWSKDSKQIAYTCRKKEGVKYAVSTDSDIFLYNLETKKTVNLCKPADYVEPEIDMTKTLRNQKVNHQDGDFNVGYDVNPKFSPDGKYIAWQSMKHDGYESDRNRLCVYEFSTGKKTYVAEQFDSNVDDYVWAPNSKDLYFIGCWHATVNAYQTNLKGEVKQLTNGQHNYTSIALLGDSGKKLLGLRQSMKSANEIFAITPAKKEKQSEQTQLSFENKHIYDQLALGDVKPHWVKTTDGKDMQVWIITPPHFDPNKKYPTLLYCEGGPQSPVSQFWSFRWNFQMMAANGYVVIAPNRRGLPGYGSEWNEAISSDWTGQCMKDYLSAIDDAANNLPYVDKDRLGAVGASFGGFSVYYLAGHHNKRFKAFISHDGAFNLESMYTDTEEAWFSNWEYDDAYWNKDRTAAADRTYKNSPHLDVDKWDTPILCIHGEMDYRINATQGMGAFNAARLRGIPAELLLFPDENHWVLKPQNGVLWQRTFFNWLDRWLKK from the coding sequence ATGAACAAAAATGTTTCAATTGCTATTGCGACTGCACTCGTTATGAACAGTGGAGTTGCAAATGCCCAAGAAGCAGTAAACATCGGAAAACACAACATAACACTTAGCAAAGATGTTATGACTCCGGAAACACTGTGGGCTATGGGCAGAATCGGCAGTGCGCAGGCATCGCCCGATGGCAGCAAGATTGTTTACCAAGTAGGCTACTACAGTGTAAAAGAAAACAAAGGACACCAAGTTATCTATGTGATGAATGCGGACGGAAAGAACGCCCGTCAGCTCACAACATCGGCAAAAAGCGAAAGCAGTCCTGCGTGGTTGGACAACAATACAATCGCTTTCCTTTACGAAGGACAAGTCTGGACGATGAATGCAGACGGAACCAACCGCAAGAAATTGTCGTCTTCCGACATCGAGATAGAAGGTTTCCGCTTCTCACCTGACGGCAAGAAGGTTCTACTTATCAAGAGTTTACCATACCACGGAACAATTAAGAAGAACCCTTCAGACCTTCCAAAGGCTTCAGGTCGCCTCATTACCGATATGAACTATCGCCACTGGGACCATTATGTAGAAACAATAGCACACCCATTTGTGGCTGAAGTTACTGCCAACGGTATCAGCAAGAATGACATAGACATCATTGAAGGCGAACCATACGAAAGTCCGCTCGCCCCATTTGGTGGCATTGAGCAGTTTGATTGGAGCAAAGACTCTAAGCAAATTGCCTACACCTGCAGAAAGAAAGAAGGAGTAAAATATGCAGTATCAACCGATTCTGACATATTCCTTTATAACTTAGAAACAAAGAAAACTGTAAACTTGTGCAAGCCTGCAGACTATGTTGAACCCGAAATTGATATGACAAAGACGCTTCGCAACCAGAAAGTAAATCACCAAGACGGCGATTTCAATGTTGGTTACGATGTCAATCCCAAGTTCTCTCCCGACGGAAAGTACATTGCATGGCAGAGTATGAAGCACGACGGATACGAAAGCGACCGCAACCGTCTTTGCGTTTACGAGTTCAGCACAGGCAAAAAGACTTATGTTGCAGAACAATTCGACTCTAATGTAGACGATTATGTTTGGGCTCCAAACTCTAAAGACCTCTACTTCATTGGCTGTTGGCATGCTACTGTCAATGCATATCAAACTAATTTGAAAGGCGAAGTGAAGCAATTAACCAACGGTCAGCACAACTATACTTCTATTGCGCTTTTGGGCGATAGCGGCAAGAAACTGTTAGGCTTGCGCCAGAGTATGAAGAGTGCAAACGAAATATTTGCCATTACCCCTGCAAAGAAAGAGAAACAAAGCGAGCAAACGCAGCTTAGTTTCGAGAACAAGCACATCTACGACCAGCTTGCTCTTGGCGATGTGAAGCCACATTGGGTAAAGACTACCGATGGTAAGGACATGCAGGTATGGATTATCACTCCTCCTCACTTCGACCCAAACAAGAAGTATCCTACCCTTCTCTACTGCGAAGGCGGTCCACAAAGCCCTGTATCACAATTCTGGAGCTTCCGTTGGAACTTCCAAATGATGGCAGCTAACGGCTATGTAGTGATTGCACCAAACCGCCGCGGTCTTCCTGGATATGGCAGCGAATGGAACGAAGCTATCAGCAGCGACTGGACAGGACAATGTATGAAAGACTATTTATCGGCTATTGACGATGCCGCAAACAACCTTCCATACGTAGATAAAGACAGATTAGGTGCAGTAGGTGCTTCGTTTGGCGGTTTCTCTGTTTACTATTTGGCAGGCCACCACAACAAACGCTTCAAGGCATTCATCTCTCACGACGGTGCTTTCAACCTCGAAAGTATGTACACCGACACCGAAGAAGCTTGGTTCAGCAACTGGGAATACGACGACGCATACTGGAACAAAGACCGCACAGCAGCAGCCGATCGCACATACAAGAACAGTCCGCACCTTGATGTAGACAAGTGGGACACCCCTATTCTCTGCATTCATGGCGAAATGGACTACCGCATCAATGCGACACAAGGTATGGGCGCATTCAACGCTGCCCGTTTGCGTGGTATTCCTGCAGAGTTGTTGCTCTTCCCTGATGAGAACCACTGGGTGCTGAAACCACAAAACGGCGTACTCTGGCAACGCACATTCTTCAACTGGCTCGACCGCTGGTTAAAGAAGTAA
- a CDS encoding hydrogen peroxide-inducible genes activator: MTLQQLEYVMAVYRCKHFAKAADYCNVTQPTLSSMIQKLEEELSVKIFDRSKQPIKPTAEGMLIIERAWNILVRAKQLKEVVEEERHSLSGTFHVAVLPTIAPYLIPRFLPQLMNEYPELDIRVTEMKTEDIHKALKHGDIDAGIVAQVEGQEGFDSEHLYFEKFFVYVSKGDALFNNKAIRTVDLTGEYLWLLDEGHCFREQLVKFCHLKSAAKSKKAYNLGSIETFMRIVESGKGVTFIPELALEQLTEVQKELVRSFAHPIPTRDIILLTQKNFLRTSLRQLIIDKIRAAVPADMLQMNKMQQAL, translated from the coding sequence ATGACACTTCAACAATTAGAATATGTTATGGCGGTTTACCGATGCAAGCATTTTGCAAAGGCTGCCGACTACTGCAACGTTACCCAACCTACGCTAAGCTCGATGATTCAGAAATTGGAAGAAGAACTAAGTGTGAAGATATTCGACCGTAGCAAGCAGCCCATCAAACCAACTGCCGAAGGAATGCTCATTATAGAGCGGGCTTGGAATATTCTTGTACGGGCAAAGCAACTGAAAGAAGTTGTTGAAGAAGAGCGGCATTCGCTTTCGGGAACTTTCCACGTTGCCGTATTGCCCACTATCGCCCCTTACCTTATTCCGCGCTTCCTTCCACAGCTTATGAACGAGTACCCCGAGTTGGATATCCGTGTTACGGAAATGAAGACAGAAGACATACACAAGGCACTGAAACACGGCGACATAGACGCTGGTATCGTTGCACAGGTAGAGGGACAGGAGGGATTCGACAGCGAACATCTCTACTTTGAGAAGTTCTTTGTCTATGTATCGAAAGGCGATGCCTTGTTCAACAACAAGGCAATTCGCACGGTTGATTTGACGGGCGAGTATCTTTGGCTGCTCGACGAGGGGCATTGCTTTCGCGAACAACTCGTAAAATTCTGCCACTTAAAGTCGGCTGCGAAAAGCAAGAAGGCATACAACCTCGGCAGTATCGAAACCTTTATGCGCATTGTAGAGAGCGGAAAAGGCGTAACATTCATTCCCGAACTTGCGCTTGAGCAGCTTACCGAAGTGCAAAAGGAATTGGTGCGCTCTTTCGCCCACCCTATTCCCACACGCGACATCATATTGCTCACACAAAAGAACTTCCTCCGCACCTCGCTGCGACAACTCATCATAGACAAGATTCGTGCAGCTGTTCCAGCAGATATGCTCCAAATGAACAAAATGCAGCAAGCATTATAA
- the yidC gene encoding membrane protein insertase YidC, which translates to MDKNTITGFVLMALVLFGFAWWQQPSDEEIAQQRIEFVKDSIANAQKIAEQKNAAAKAANKANEASTDTTALFYAASKGTAKDIVLKNNKVELTFNTKGGVVRKANIKGYKGHNVASKDRSTDQNDVTLFSGADQNLNFILATKSQNIETQDLYFTPSNLTDSTLMMTAVANDGKTIILDYKLTNTYMLRLSVKATGMNGLFKHGDTQLLVDWQEKCKQQELGHTFENRYATITYKEKEGSTDHLSETQEADKKIEEALDWIAFKNQFFSAVMISKDGFVSGAKLKSTPLEKESHYLKQYQASLSTELDPTGAKASEFEFYFGPNDFRLLQNIESESHFGKDLEMQRLVDLGWPLFRIINRWFTIYVFDWLSKFFPMGVVLILITLLLKFITYPMVKKSYMSSAKMRVLKPKLEEATKQYNKPEDQMQKQQAMMQMYSEYGVSPLSGCLPMLIQAPIWIAMFNFVPNAIQLRGESFLWIDDLSTYDPIVSWSQNLWLIGDHLSLTCILFCSANILYSWFTMQQQKDQMVGQQADQMKMMQYMMFLMPVFFFFMFNDYSSGLNFYYFISLFFSAAIMWTLRKTTNEEKLLAILEARREENKKNPKKKSGLAARMQAIQEMQQKQQAELERRRQNLNKNK; encoded by the coding sequence ATGGATAAAAACACTATCACAGGGTTTGTACTTATGGCCCTGGTTCTCTTTGGTTTTGCGTGGTGGCAACAACCTTCTGACGAAGAAATCGCTCAACAACGTATAGAGTTTGTAAAGGACTCTATCGCAAATGCTCAGAAGATAGCAGAACAAAAGAACGCAGCTGCCAAAGCAGCCAACAAGGCAAACGAAGCAAGTACAGACACTACAGCCTTATTCTACGCAGCATCTAAAGGCACTGCAAAGGATATTGTATTAAAGAATAATAAGGTAGAACTTACTTTCAACACGAAAGGTGGCGTTGTTAGGAAAGCCAATATAAAAGGTTACAAGGGACACAATGTAGCAAGCAAAGACCGTAGCACCGACCAAAATGATGTTACACTCTTCAGCGGAGCAGACCAAAACCTGAACTTTATCTTGGCTACAAAGAGCCAGAACATTGAAACGCAAGACCTTTACTTCACACCGTCTAATCTTACCGACTCTACACTTATGATGACAGCCGTTGCCAACGACGGCAAGACAATTATATTGGACTATAAGCTCACCAATACTTATATGTTGCGTTTAAGTGTAAAGGCTACAGGAATGAATGGTTTGTTTAAGCACGGAGACACTCAACTTCTTGTTGATTGGCAAGAGAAATGTAAGCAACAAGAGCTTGGACACACTTTCGAGAACCGTTACGCTACCATCACTTATAAAGAAAAAGAAGGTAGCACAGACCACCTGAGCGAAACACAAGAAGCCGATAAGAAGATAGAAGAAGCACTCGATTGGATTGCTTTCAAGAACCAATTCTTCTCAGCTGTAATGATTTCCAAAGACGGTTTTGTATCAGGTGCAAAGCTGAAGAGCACTCCATTGGAAAAAGAATCGCACTATTTGAAGCAATATCAGGCAAGTTTAAGCACCGAACTCGACCCAACAGGAGCCAAAGCATCAGAGTTTGAGTTCTACTTCGGGCCTAACGACTTCCGCTTACTACAAAATATTGAAAGCGAAAGCCATTTCGGTAAAGACCTTGAAATGCAACGACTTGTAGACCTTGGCTGGCCTTTGTTCCGTATTATCAATCGTTGGTTCACCATCTACGTGTTCGATTGGTTGAGCAAATTCTTCCCAATGGGCGTTGTTCTTATTCTCATTACATTGCTTTTGAAGTTCATCACTTACCCAATGGTGAAGAAAAGCTATATGAGTTCTGCCAAGATGCGTGTGTTGAAGCCGAAACTCGAGGAAGCAACAAAACAATATAATAAGCCTGAAGACCAAATGCAGAAACAGCAGGCTATGATGCAGATGTACTCAGAATATGGAGTTAGTCCGCTTTCTGGTTGCTTGCCAATGCTTATTCAGGCACCGATTTGGATTGCAATGTTCAACTTTGTGCCAAATGCCATACAGCTACGTGGCGAGAGTTTCTTATGGATAGACGACCTTAGCACGTACGACCCCATCGTTTCGTGGAGTCAGAACTTATGGTTGATAGGCGATCACCTTTCATTAACTTGTATTCTCTTCTGCTCTGCCAATATCCTTTACTCTTGGTTCACTATGCAACAGCAGAAAGACCAGATGGTTGGACAACAGGCAGACCAAATGAAGATGATGCAATACATGATGTTCCTCATGCCTGTATTCTTCTTCTTTATGTTCAATGACTACTCTTCAGGCTTGAACTTCTATTATTTCATTTCGCTATTCTTCTCTGCTGCCATTATGTGGACGTTGCGCAAGACAACGAATGAAGAGAAATTGCTCGCCATATTGGAAGCTCGACGCGAAGAAAACAAGAAAAATCCAAAGAAGAAAAGCGGATTGGCAGCACGCATGCAGGCTATTCAGGAAATGCAACAAAAACAACAAGCAGAATTAGAACGCAGAAGACAGAACCTAAATAAAAATAAATAA
- the eno gene encoding phosphopyruvate hydratase, which produces MKIEKVHAREIIDSRGNPTVEVEVTLENGVMGRASVPSGASTGENEALELRDGDKKRFGGKGVLKAVENVNDIIAPELKGFRVTDQRAIDYMMLALDGTPTKSKLGANAILGVSLAVAQTAAKALDMPLYRYIGGVNAYTLPVPMMNIINGGAHSDAPIAFQEFMIRPVGADNIREALRMGAEIFHTLQKNLKKRGLSTAVGDEGGFAPKFEGIKDALDSIMQAIKDAGYEPGKDVKIAMDCAASEFATLENGKWFYDYSKLKNGIPKDPNGKKLTADEQIAYLEELITEYPIDSIEDGLDENDWENWVKLTAKIGDRCQLVGDDLFVTNVKFLEKGIKMGAANSILIKVNQIGSLTETLEAIEMAHRAGYTTVTSHRSGETEDTTIADIAVATNSGQIKTGSMSRTDRMAKYNQLIRIEEELCCTAKYGYKKIK; this is translated from the coding sequence ATGAAGATTGAAAAAGTACACGCTCGTGAGATTATCGACTCACGTGGCAATCCTACCGTTGAAGTTGAAGTAACACTCGAAAATGGTGTAATGGGTCGTGCAAGCGTACCATCAGGTGCATCTACAGGTGAGAACGAGGCACTCGAACTTCGCGATGGCGACAAGAAACGTTTTGGCGGTAAGGGTGTTTTGAAGGCAGTAGAGAATGTAAACGATATTATTGCGCCCGAATTGAAAGGTTTCCGCGTAACCGACCAACGCGCAATCGACTATATGATGTTGGCACTCGATGGTACTCCTACCAAGAGTAAGCTTGGCGCTAACGCTATTCTCGGCGTTTCTTTGGCAGTAGCACAGACAGCAGCCAAGGCTTTGGATATGCCTTTGTACCGCTATATCGGTGGTGTCAATGCCTATACATTGCCTGTTCCAATGATGAACATCATCAATGGCGGTGCACACTCTGATGCTCCTATCGCATTCCAGGAGTTTATGATACGCCCTGTCGGTGCTGACAACATTCGTGAAGCATTGCGAATGGGTGCCGAAATCTTCCATACATTGCAGAAGAACCTTAAGAAACGTGGTCTTTCAACAGCCGTTGGCGACGAAGGTGGCTTCGCTCCCAAGTTCGAAGGTATCAAAGATGCACTCGATTCAATTATGCAAGCTATCAAAGATGCAGGCTATGAACCTGGCAAAGACGTCAAGATTGCAATGGACTGCGCCGCTTCTGAGTTCGCAACATTAGAGAATGGCAAGTGGTTCTACGACTACAGCAAGCTCAAGAACGGTATACCAAAAGACCCTAACGGCAAGAAACTCACAGCCGACGAGCAGATTGCATACTTGGAAGAGCTCATTACAGAATACCCTATCGACTCTATTGAGGACGGTCTCGACGAAAACGACTGGGAAAACTGGGTTAAACTTACTGCCAAGATTGGTGATCGCTGCCAGTTAGTAGGCGACGACTTGTTCGTTACCAACGTTAAGTTCCTCGAAAAAGGTATCAAGATGGGTGCAGCAAACTCAATCCTTATCAAGGTTAATCAGATTGGTTCTCTGACTGAAACACTCGAAGCTATAGAGATGGCACACCGTGCTGGCTACACAACAGTTACTTCTCACCGTTCTGGTGAAACAGAAGACACCACCATTGCAGACATTGCTGTGGCAACAAATTCTGGTCAGATTAAGACTGGTTCAATGTCTCGTACAGACCGTATGGCTAAGTATAACCAACTTATCCGTATCGAAGAAGAACTTTGCTGCACAGCAAAATACGGTTACAAGAAGATTAAGTAA
- a CDS encoding CTP synthase, translating into MTETKYIFVTGGVVSSLGKGIISSSIGKLLQARGYNITIQKFDPYINIDPGTLNPYEHGECYVTVDGMETDLDLGHYERFTGIQTTRANSMTTGRIYKSVIDKERRGDYLGKTIQVVPHITDEIKRNIKQLGQKYHYDFVITEIGGTIGDIESAPFLEAIRQMKWELGKRAINLHLTYVPYLSAAGEVKTKPTQHSVKELQSVGIQPDILVLRTDKHLDNDIRKKVAAFCNVDLDCVVQSENMPSIYEVPVNMQAQGLDAAILRKCGEEVKPAPTLGPWKQFLDKLRKATKEVHIGLVGKYDLQDAYKSIREGLLQAGTYNDHKTILHFVNSEHLTDDNVAEELKGLDGVVICPGFGQRGIEGKLIAIKHTRINNIPTFGICLGMQMMVIEFARNVLGYSDANSREMDEKTDHNVIDIMEEQKNITNMGGTMRLGAYECVIRQNSHAFNIYKQEHIQERHRHRYEFNNNYEKEFERNGMMCVGHNPESDLVEIVEIPSLKWFIGTQFHPEYQSTVLKPHPLFLDFIKTAIENKKK; encoded by the coding sequence GTGACTGAGACAAAGTACATTTTCGTAACAGGCGGTGTGGTTTCTTCACTTGGTAAAGGAATTATTTCATCGTCTATTGGAAAACTTCTTCAAGCAAGAGGTTACAATATTACTATTCAAAAGTTCGACCCCTATATCAACATCGACCCAGGAACACTGAATCCTTATGAACACGGCGAATGCTATGTTACGGTTGATGGTATGGAAACAGACCTTGACTTAGGACACTACGAAAGATTCACGGGCATTCAGACTACAAGAGCAAACTCCATGACTACGGGACGCATCTACAAGAGCGTCATTGATAAAGAAAGACGTGGAGATTACCTTGGAAAAACCATTCAAGTAGTACCTCATATTACTGACGAAATAAAGCGAAACATCAAGCAGTTAGGTCAGAAGTATCACTACGACTTTGTGATTACTGAAATTGGTGGAACGATTGGCGATATAGAGTCGGCACCATTCCTCGAAGCCATTCGTCAGATGAAGTGGGAACTGGGCAAACGTGCCATAAACTTACACCTTACATACGTACCTTATCTTAGTGCAGCTGGCGAAGTGAAGACAAAGCCAACGCAACACAGCGTAAAGGAATTGCAAAGTGTAGGTATTCAGCCCGATATATTGGTATTGCGCACCGACAAGCATCTTGACAATGATATTCGCAAGAAGGTGGCTGCTTTCTGTAACGTAGACTTAGACTGCGTTGTGCAAAGCGAAAATATGCCAAGTATATACGAAGTACCTGTCAATATGCAGGCACAGGGTCTTGATGCAGCTATTTTGCGCAAATGCGGCGAGGAGGTTAAGCCCGCTCCTACATTAGGTCCTTGGAAACAGTTCCTTGACAAACTGCGTAAAGCTACGAAGGAAGTACACATCGGACTTGTCGGAAAATACGACTTGCAAGACGCTTACAAGAGTATTCGCGAAGGACTCTTACAAGCAGGAACCTATAACGACCACAAAACGATTCTTCACTTTGTAAACTCAGAGCATCTTACTGACGACAACGTAGCCGAAGAACTGAAAGGTCTTGATGGTGTTGTTATTTGTCCAGGGTTCGGCCAACGTGGAATTGAAGGCAAATTGATAGCTATCAAACACACCCGAATCAACAATATTCCAACATTCGGTATCTGTTTAGGAATGCAGATGATGGTTATAGAATTTGCCCGCAACGTGTTGGGTTACAGCGATGCCAATTCGCGCGAGATGGACGAAAAGACCGACCACAATGTTATCGACATTATGGAAGAGCAGAAGAACATTACCAATATGGGTGGTACAATGCGTCTTGGTGCTTACGAATGTGTGATACGACAGAATTCACACGCCTTCAACATCTACAAACAGGAGCACATTCAGGAACGCCATCGCCACAGATACGAATTCAACAACAACTATGAAAAAGAGTTTGAAAGAAACGGTATGATGTGTGTTGGACACAATCCGGAAAGCGACCTTGTAGAGATTGTAGAAATACCATCGCTGAAGTGGTTCATCGGAACGCAGTTCCACCCAGAGTATCAATCTACTGTGCTCAAGCCACACCCACTCTTCCTCGACTTCATTAAGACTGCAATAGAAAACAAGAAAAAATAA
- the ahpC gene encoding alkyl hydroperoxide reductase subunit C: METIINATAPEFKVQAFQNGEFKTVSSEDIKGKWAIFFFYPADFTFVCPTELVDLADKYEELKSMGVEVFSVSCDTHFVHKAWADASDSIKKIKYTMLADPLGVLAKGFGVYIEEEGMAYRGTFLVNPEGKIKLAEMQDNSIGRNADELVRKVKAAQFVASHPGEVCPAKWNEGAETLKPSIDLVGKI, translated from the coding sequence ATGGAAACAATTATCAATGCAACAGCTCCTGAATTTAAGGTTCAGGCATTCCAAAACGGTGAGTTCAAAACAGTATCAAGCGAAGATATCAAAGGCAAGTGGGCTATTTTCTTCTTCTATCCAGCTGACTTCACATTCGTTTGTCCTACTGAACTTGTAGACCTTGCTGACAAATACGAAGAGTTGAAGAGTATGGGTGTTGAGGTATTCTCAGTAAGCTGCGATACTCATTTCGTACACAAGGCATGGGCAGATGCTTCAGACAGCATCAAGAAGATTAAGTACACCATGCTCGCAGACCCACTCGGAGTATTGGCAAAGGGCTTCGGTGTTTACATTGAAGAAGAAGGTATGGCTTACCGTGGTACATTCCTCGTAAACCCAGAAGGCAAGATTAAGTTGGCTGAAATGCAAGACAACTCTATCGGTCGTAACGCTGACGAGCTTGTTCGCAAGGTTAAGGCTGCACAGTTCGTAGCTTCTCACCCAGGCGAAGTTTGCCCTGCAAAGTGGAACGAAGGTGCTGAAACCTTGAAACCAAGCATCGACCTCGTAGGTAAGATTTAA